The sequence AGATGGTGATGCCGATTAAGTATTAAGTCCAAAACAGTATAATGTTATAGCGTAATATAGAAACATATTATTGTTAAGCAAGGAGAATATGAAATGGAACTGTTAAAGTTTAAAAACTGGAAAATACTTACAAAAATACTCAGCGTTTCTGTTGTTACAATCGCTTTATTTCTATTTGGCATTTTATTCTATTTTTTACCGCTTGTAGAAAAGAACATGATGGAAGAGAAAATCACCTCAACCCGCAATGTGGTTGAGGTGGCGTATAAGCTCATTGAGGAATACCAAGGCAAGGCCAAGAGCGGCGAACTGCGGACTGCAGATGCTCAGAAAATGGCTTTGGCTGCTGTAAAGAATCTTCGCTACATGGGAAACGAATACTTCTGGATCAATGATCTGGAACCAAAAATGCTGATGCATCCGATTAAGCCGGAAATGGATGGGAAAGACCTGGCTGACGATAAGGATCCCAACGGCAAGCGGATCTTTGTGGATATGGCCACACTGGCAAAGGACAAGGGAGAGGGTGTCGTCAACTATATGTGGCCCAAGGAAGGGTCAAGCCAGCCTGTTCCCAAAGTCTCGTACGTCAAGCTTGTCAGAGAGTGGGGCTGGGTTGTTGGCAGTGGCATCTATGTTGATGACGTCCAGGCTGAAATGGCCAAGATCAAGTGGCGGATCGTCATTGGTGCAGTCGTTGGCGCCATCGTCATCTTTCTATTTGCGTTCTTTGTCGCTCACAGGATCAAACGCGCCCTTGGCTCTGCCGTAAATATCGCCAAAGCCATTGCCGTTGGCGATCTCAGTTCCACTATCAACGTTGATGCCCAGGATGAAACCGGCCAGTTACTCGCCGCCATGCAGAACATGGTCGAGAGACTCAAAGAGATCATGAAAGATATTGAGGCACTTTCGCTAGCTGCGGTGAACGGGAAGCTCGATACCCGTGCTGACGCATCCAGGCATCAAGGGGAATTTGCGCATATCGTTGATGGCATAAATAAGACGCTTGATGCGGTTATCATCCCACTTAACGTTGCAGCAGAGTATGTCGCGAGAATTGCAAAGGGCGATATCCCTGAAAAGATTACTGCAACCTATAACGGCGATTTCAATGAGATAAAGAACAATCTGAACTTGTTGATCGGCGCCATGAACATGGTTTCGAACGTTGCTAAAGAGATCGCAGCAGGGAATCTCCTGGTGGAGGTAAAAGAACGTTCAGAACTCGATGAATTGATGAGGGCGCTGGCGGCAATGACACATAAACTCTTGGTCGTTATGGGGAATGTCCGGATTGCTGCCGACAATGTTGCAGCTGGCAGCCAGCAACTCTCAGCAAGCTCAGAAGAGATGTCTCAAGGGGCGAGCGAACAGGCTGCTGCTGCAGAAGAAGCATCAAGCAGCATGGAACAGATGTCGTCCAATGTGAAACAGAATGCCGATAATGCCCTACAGACCGAGAAAATCGCCGTCAAATCGGCGGAAGATGCCAAAGCGGGCGGCAAAGCGGTGGAAGAGACGGTTCAGGCCATGAAAGAGATCGCCGACAAGATCTCGATCATCGAGGAGATTGCCCGCCAGACCAACATGCTGGCGTTGAACGCCGCCATCGAGGCGGCTCGTGCCGGCGAGCATGGAAAAGGGTTCGCCGTGGTCGCCTCAGAGGTGCGCAAACTGGCAGAACGGAGCCAGAATGCGGCTGCCGAGATCAGTGACCTGTCGGCTTCAAGTGTCCAGGTGGCTGAGCGGGCGGGTGAGCTGCTCTCCAAGATGGTTCCCGATATTCAACGGACAGCGGAACTGGTCCAGGAGATCTCTGCGGCCAGCAAAGAGCAGGATACTGGTGCCGAACAGATCAACAAGGCGATCCAGCAGTTGGATCAGGTGATCCAGCAGAACGCTTCTGTCTCTGAAGAGATGGCCTCCACTGCCGAAGAGCTTGCCTCGCAGGCTGAGCAGTTACAGGTTGACATCAGTTATTTTCGTCTAGATGAGCGAAGCATGGCACAGGTCGAAGCAAGAGGTGAAATCCAAGGATCATCCCAGGCTAAGGCTTCCCCGATTGCCCATTACAAAAAATCTCCCGTTGTTCAGGAAAAAAGAGTCTTTACGAAAAAAGCAGTCGGTGCGGAGGGGTTCGGTCTCGATTTTAAAGAATGCAGTGACCAGTTGGACAGCGAATACGAGAAATTCTAGGGAATTTGAATCCTTAACCAGCACATTTGTAGAGATGCACGATGTACGGAGGTTTTATGAGCATAGCGAGGATAACGGAGACGGTGCAGTATCTGACCTTCAAGCTGGATGACGAAACCTTTGCGGTGGATGTGGCCAAGGTTCGCGAGATCCTGGATTTCAGTACGGTCACGAAGGTGCCGCAGACGCCCGATTTCATGCGCGGGGTGATCAACCTGCGGGGGAGCGTGGTTCCGGTGGTTGACATGC comes from Geobacter sp. and encodes:
- a CDS encoding HAMP domain-containing protein produces the protein MELLKFKNWKILTKILSVSVVTIALFLFGILFYFLPLVEKNMMEEKITSTRNVVEVAYKLIEEYQGKAKSGELRTADAQKMALAAVKNLRYMGNEYFWINDLEPKMLMHPIKPEMDGKDLADDKDPNGKRIFVDMATLAKDKGEGVVNYMWPKEGSSQPVPKVSYVKLVREWGWVVGSGIYVDDVQAEMAKIKWRIVIGAVVGAIVIFLFAFFVAHRIKRALGSAVNIAKAIAVGDLSSTINVDAQDETGQLLAAMQNMVERLKEIMKDIEALSLAAVNGKLDTRADASRHQGEFAHIVDGINKTLDAVIIPLNVAAEYVARIAKGDIPEKITATYNGDFNEIKNNLNLLIGAMNMVSNVAKEIAAGNLLVEVKERSELDELMRALAAMTHKLLVVMGNVRIAADNVAAGSQQLSASSEEMSQGASEQAAAAEEASSSMEQMSSNVKQNADNALQTEKIAVKSAEDAKAGGKAVEETVQAMKEIADKISIIEEIARQTNMLALNAAIEAARAGEHGKGFAVVASEVRKLAERSQNAAAEISDLSASSVQVAERAGELLSKMVPDIQRTAELVQEISAASKEQDTGAEQINKAIQQLDQVIQQNASVSEEMASTAEELASQAEQLQVDISYFRLDERSMAQVEARGEIQGSSQAKASPIAHYKKSPVVQEKRVFTKKAVGAEGFGLDFKECSDQLDSEYEKF